The genomic segment TGGTCGGGCCGGAGCACACGCTCCGGCAGGCGGCCCGGATGATGTCGGCCCGCGGTGTCGGGTCGGCGGTCGTGATCGACCCGGACTCCGAGGGGGTCGGGATCATGACCGAACGAGATGTGCTGAAGGCGATCGGCGCCGGGCTCGACCCGGATGTCGAGCGCACCGGAGCACACCTGACCTGGGACGTCGTCTACGCCGGCCCGGACTGGACGGTCGAGGAGGCAGCCGCGGCGATGGCCCGGGGCGGGTTCCGTCACCTGGTCGTGCTCGACGGCCGGGAGGTGGCGGGAGTGATCTCGGTACGGGACCTGATGCGGGTCTGGGCGGGACAGCACGCGCCGACCCGTACCTGATGTTCTCCGGCGCGACCGGCGCCGGAGAAAGGGCGATGGCCCGGCCGATATCGGCCGGGCCATCGTCGTATCTGTTCTCGGTCGTGCCCGCCCGTCAGGGGCCGACGAAGACCGAGGTGCCGCGCCAGTCCACGTCATCGACGCCCGGACCGCTGCGCACCGTGGCGGAGCCGGTCGGCACGCCGTCCGACCACGCCATCGTGGACAGGTTGCCGGTGCTCCGGGAGACGACGTAGAGCGTGTCGGCGTCCAGGAACAGGCCGCCCGCGTCGGCGAAGGCGGTGGTGCCGGTGACCGTGTTGCGCTCGGCGCCGACGGTGCCGGTGTCCGGCGCGAAGCCGCGCCAGAACAGCGTGCTCTGACCGGCCAGCGAGTAGTAGATGCGTCCGCTCTTGTAGAACATCGCGGTCACGTTCGGCAGCTCCGCGGAGAAGTTGCCGGTCATGCCGGCGTACGTGGAGCCCTCCGGCGCGGAGCCGGTGACCACCAGGTCCCACTTCGCGTCGTGGTACGGGTCCAGCTTCTTCGGGGTGCCGAACTCGCTGCCGTCGAACGAGCGCTTGTAGAGGTCGCCGCCGACGCCGTAGAACAGGTCACC from the Micromonospora sp. WMMA1947 genome contains:
- a CDS encoding CBS domain-containing protein yields the protein MQVREAMSNEVLVVGPEHTLRQAARMMSARGVGSAVVIDPDSEGVGIMTERDVLKAIGAGLDPDVERTGAHLTWDVVYAGPDWTVEEAAAAMARGGFRHLVVLDGREVAGVISVRDLMRVWAGQHAPTRT